The following proteins are encoded in a genomic region of Burkholderia pyrrocinia:
- a CDS encoding TadE/TadG family type IV pilus assembly protein has product MARWTQARQPSAWRRQRGVAAVEFAIVFPLFFLIAYAIVTFGMIFIIQQSLTFAASEGARAALNYTSAPCDRLQVNARNAVTQALAGAPWSQNVNFAAQALTSAPAPASTPGVTCGVTFASTSTSAFNVMVTTTYSYAANPLIPWIFIFNAPQLQSSATVQVQPSML; this is encoded by the coding sequence ATGGCTCGATGGACGCAAGCGCGCCAGCCGTCCGCATGGCGGCGGCAACGGGGAGTGGCGGCGGTCGAGTTCGCTATCGTATTTCCTTTGTTTTTCCTGATTGCATACGCGATCGTCACGTTCGGGATGATTTTCATCATCCAGCAAAGCCTGACATTCGCGGCATCCGAAGGCGCGCGCGCCGCGTTGAACTATACGTCGGCGCCGTGCGACCGACTGCAGGTCAATGCGCGGAATGCCGTGACGCAAGCGTTGGCTGGCGCGCCGTGGTCGCAGAACGTCAATTTCGCCGCACAGGCTTTGACCTCTGCGCCTGCGCCGGCATCAACGCCCGGCGTGACCTGTGGTGTGACATTCGCATCGACGTCCACATCCGCATTCAACGTGATGGTAACGACGACATATTCATACGCGGCGAATCCGCTGATTCCCTGGATATTCATATTCAATGCGCCGCAGTTGCAGAGTAGTGCGACCGTGCAGGTTCAGCCAAGCATGCTTTGA
- the cpaB gene encoding Flp pilus assembly protein CpaB: MANNLTKIIAGLLIALAVLLGIYAWMLGRSTSRPVPAQQAVAANPVSVVIATRTLPVGQPIAADALKVQPTAPAPAGAFADPATVIGRIPARDIPASTPIVSDALVSGLAEDVQPGERAIAVRVDETNAVGNRLRPGNFVDVFVNLKREGGGTMLDGEVSQTQARLLMSKVRVLSFGDATPERDSGSNTNGNNGQPSNTRIAVLAVPTAQVDALTLGETSGRLTLALRNPRDDELATQTVAVRTDNKLSPSALAAAGVSLQQLSGTPRTAVANVNVPPLPSRLQPAMRSGGSGGGGSIEVIRGGRSETVAY; the protein is encoded by the coding sequence ATGGCCAACAATCTGACAAAAATCATCGCGGGGTTGCTGATTGCGCTCGCTGTTCTGCTCGGAATCTATGCATGGATGCTTGGGCGCAGTACGTCTCGTCCCGTCCCTGCGCAACAGGCCGTCGCTGCGAACCCGGTGTCGGTGGTAATCGCGACGCGCACGCTGCCGGTCGGTCAGCCGATTGCTGCCGATGCGTTGAAGGTCCAACCGACCGCCCCCGCCCCTGCAGGCGCGTTTGCCGATCCGGCCACCGTGATCGGTCGCATTCCTGCGAGGGACATCCCAGCGTCGACCCCGATCGTTTCGGACGCACTTGTGTCCGGGCTCGCCGAAGACGTTCAGCCGGGCGAGCGCGCGATTGCGGTTCGCGTCGACGAGACCAATGCGGTCGGCAACCGCCTGCGGCCAGGCAACTTCGTCGACGTATTCGTGAACCTGAAGCGTGAAGGGGGCGGCACGATGCTCGACGGCGAAGTTTCGCAGACGCAAGCGCGGCTCCTGATGTCGAAGGTTCGCGTGCTGTCGTTCGGCGACGCGACGCCGGAGCGCGACAGCGGCAGCAACACGAACGGCAATAACGGTCAGCCGAGCAACACGCGCATCGCGGTACTCGCGGTACCGACCGCGCAGGTCGATGCACTGACACTCGGCGAGACGAGCGGCCGACTGACGCTCGCGCTGCGTAATCCGCGCGACGATGAGCTTGCGACGCAGACGGTGGCGGTGCGCACGGACAACAAGCTGTCGCCGTCGGCGCTTGCCGCAGCCGGTGTATCGCTGCAGCAGCTGTCCGGCACGCCGAGGACTGCGGTGGCCAACGTGAATGTGCCGCCGCTGCCATCGCGCCTGCAGCCGGCGATGCGGTCCGGCGGAAGCGGAGGCGGGGGCAGCATCGAGGTGATCCGCGGCGGCCGGTCGGAAACGGTTGCATATTGA
- a CDS encoding type II and III secretion system protein family protein, with product MKNTLTAFAIALWALTFASIASASGTIELAVGAQRQISAGRALQRIAVGDPAIADVLIMKGSRSGSVLLTAKAPGATNVMLWERGRDEPTVWNVEVVDAAAHAVLDGSTPQVKAYGGTSVLRGAATSLDAHQRAVAVAKNMSPKGTVIDRSTLAGKNVVQVDVRVVEFSRSVLKQVGFNFFKQSNGFSFGSFSPGGVQSYNGGSGPGTGGYIPTLGAPVASAFNLVVNAAGRGIFADLSLLEANNLARVLAEPTLVALSGQSASFLAGGEIPVPSPQGLGSTAIQWKQYGVGLSLTPTVLSPNRIALKVAPESSQLDFVNSVTISGVAVPGITTRRADTTVELGDGESFVIGGLIDRQTMSNVSKVPLLGDLPIIGTFFKNLNYQQNDKELLIIVTPHLVAPIAKGAVLPATPGELSEQRDGPVWRSYLGGAASPDAAPGFSK from the coding sequence ATGAAAAACACACTGACTGCATTCGCGATTGCTCTCTGGGCCCTGACATTCGCCTCAATTGCAAGCGCGAGCGGCACGATCGAGCTCGCGGTCGGCGCGCAGCGGCAGATTTCCGCCGGCCGCGCGCTGCAGCGAATCGCGGTCGGCGATCCGGCGATCGCCGATGTGCTGATCATGAAGGGCAGTCGTTCCGGTTCCGTGCTGCTGACCGCGAAAGCGCCAGGCGCGACGAACGTGATGTTGTGGGAACGCGGGCGCGACGAGCCGACGGTCTGGAACGTTGAAGTCGTCGACGCGGCTGCGCATGCGGTGCTTGACGGTTCGACCCCGCAGGTGAAAGCGTACGGCGGGACGTCGGTGTTGCGAGGGGCGGCGACCTCGCTCGACGCTCACCAACGGGCCGTGGCGGTCGCCAAGAACATGAGCCCGAAAGGCACGGTGATCGATCGGTCGACGCTGGCTGGCAAGAACGTGGTGCAGGTCGACGTGCGAGTGGTCGAATTCAGTCGCTCGGTGCTCAAGCAGGTGGGGTTCAACTTCTTCAAGCAGAGCAATGGCTTTTCGTTCGGCTCGTTCTCGCCGGGCGGTGTGCAGTCGTATAACGGCGGATCAGGTCCGGGCACGGGAGGGTACATTCCGACGCTTGGTGCACCAGTTGCGTCTGCATTTAATCTGGTTGTGAACGCGGCGGGACGCGGTATCTTCGCCGATCTGTCGTTGCTCGAAGCGAACAACCTTGCCCGCGTGCTCGCGGAACCGACTCTCGTAGCGCTGTCCGGCCAGAGCGCCAGCTTCCTCGCTGGTGGCGAGATTCCGGTGCCGTCGCCGCAGGGGCTCGGTTCGACCGCGATCCAGTGGAAGCAATACGGCGTCGGGCTGTCGCTGACCCCGACGGTGCTGAGCCCGAACCGGATCGCGCTGAAGGTCGCGCCGGAATCAAGTCAGCTCGACTTCGTGAACAGCGTGACGATCAGCGGCGTCGCCGTGCCGGGCATCACGACGCGTCGTGCTGATACGACGGTCGAACTCGGCGACGGTGAGAGCTTCGTGATCGGCGGCCTGATCGACCGCCAGACGATGTCGAACGTGAGCAAGGTGCCGCTGCTCGGCGATCTGCCTATCATCGGTACGTTTTTCAAGAACCTGAATTACCAGCAGAACGACAAGGAGTTGCTGATTATCGTGACGCCGCATCTCGTCGCACCGATCGCGAAGGGGGCGGTACTGCCGGCCACGCCCGGCGAGTTGTCCGAGCAGCGTGACGGGCCGGTCTGGCGATCCTATCTCGGCGGCGCGGCGTCGCCAGATGCAGCGCCGGGGTTTTCGAAATGA
- a CDS encoding fimbrial protein, with protein MNARIQSLCEPAVTDYFVCASQKEAHVRWLADTLVSAGAVEAASLEPGVLAQRITGLNPALVFIDFSERSEAASVAAATVRAAHPGLPIVALGSLAQPESTLAALRAGVRDFIDVSASAEDALRTTRGLLSHVSEPASRHGKVVALLGARAGMGVSTLAANLAVWLQKRALGPGAAGVPDGGAPAGRQTALIDLGLPAGDGALFLNTRCEFHFIDAVQNLRRIDRTFVNTALTRHQSGVALTTLPPDLGGLRDVSYASCVGLLNRFRAFFDQQVVDLGGFSNREFVTQIAASADEAWLVCDQGVASIVSAADLLTGLRDAGVDTDRVKLVVNQYDSALDLMPGQIAERLGLSLVGTLPARRVAIGHAANQGRLIVDAAERDPYVRALESLAARLPGVSGMAGASRAAPGLSALKRFIQPSSKRS; from the coding sequence ATGAATGCACGAATCCAATCATTGTGTGAACCCGCCGTGACCGACTACTTTGTTTGTGCATCGCAGAAGGAAGCGCATGTGCGCTGGCTGGCCGACACCCTGGTGTCGGCCGGTGCGGTCGAGGCCGCCTCGCTGGAGCCGGGTGTGCTCGCACAACGCATCACGGGGCTCAATCCGGCGCTTGTCTTCATCGATTTCTCCGAACGCAGCGAAGCAGCGAGCGTCGCTGCCGCCACGGTGCGCGCTGCGCATCCGGGCCTGCCGATCGTTGCGCTCGGCTCGCTCGCGCAGCCGGAGAGCACGCTTGCGGCGCTGCGTGCGGGCGTGCGCGATTTCATCGACGTGTCGGCATCGGCCGAGGACGCGCTGCGCACAACGCGTGGATTGCTGTCGCACGTCAGCGAGCCGGCGAGCCGCCACGGCAAGGTCGTCGCGCTGCTTGGCGCGCGCGCTGGCATGGGCGTGAGCACGCTCGCCGCAAATCTTGCCGTGTGGTTGCAGAAGCGTGCGCTCGGCCCGGGCGCGGCGGGTGTTCCGGATGGCGGCGCACCGGCCGGACGTCAAACCGCACTGATCGATCTGGGACTGCCCGCCGGCGATGGTGCGCTGTTCCTGAATACGCGCTGCGAATTCCATTTCATCGATGCTGTGCAGAATCTGCGCCGCATCGACCGCACGTTCGTGAACACCGCGCTCACGCGGCATCAGAGCGGCGTCGCACTGACGACGCTGCCGCCGGATCTCGGCGGGCTGCGCGATGTGTCGTATGCGTCATGCGTTGGTTTGCTGAACCGCTTTCGCGCGTTCTTCGACCAGCAGGTCGTCGATCTCGGCGGGTTCTCGAATCGCGAGTTCGTCACGCAGATCGCGGCATCGGCCGACGAGGCGTGGCTTGTCTGCGATCAGGGCGTCGCATCGATCGTGTCGGCGGCTGACCTGCTCACCGGGCTGCGCGATGCGGGCGTCGATACCGACCGCGTCAAGCTCGTGGTCAACCAGTACGATTCCGCGCTGGATCTGATGCCCGGGCAGATCGCCGAGCGTCTCGGGTTGTCGCTGGTCGGCACCTTGCCCGCGCGTCGCGTCGCGATCGGCCATGCCGCGAACCAGGGACGGCTCATTGTCGATGCGGCGGAGCGCGATCCGTATGTGCGCGCACTCGAATCCCTTGCCGCGCGGCTGCCTGGCGTATCGGGCATGGCGGGCGCGTCACGCGCCGCGCCGGGCCTGTCCGCGCTCAAACGTTTCATTCAACCCTCGTCCAAGCGGTCGTAA
- a CDS encoding CpaF family protein, whose amino-acid sequence MAHDIQFADGAAPFSQTQQFHDIKNAAHEHLLTRIEELGAEFGRWSRQAINQFVDLEIDSFVRLRRIPLNETEVRAIAEALTKELAGFGPIEDLLADPAVEDILINGYNDVYVSRHGILAKLPVRFTDNAHLLRIVRRILAPIGRRLDESNPMVDARLPDGGRVNVVIEPLSIDGPVVSIRKFRKDPLKPSDLLGNGTFNEEINTLLQAAVEARCNILVSGGTSSGKTSLLNALAFHIPEIERVVTIEDTAELSLNHPHVVRLESRPGGFDGTGVVSIRDLLRNTLRMRPDRIIVGEVRGGEVLEMLQAMNTGHDGSMGTVHASSPRECLYRLEMLAGFAGFQGTESSLRRQIANAIDFIVQIGRLSNGRRRILSVTEVTGLSDNIIATQELYRYEARVTPEGEEVDHWESLGIHPHSPKLARFRQTLTNSGFGGGFGGGGFGRGGGFNV is encoded by the coding sequence ATGGCACACGACATTCAATTCGCCGACGGCGCAGCGCCGTTCTCCCAGACGCAGCAATTCCACGACATCAAGAATGCCGCGCACGAGCACTTGCTGACGCGCATCGAAGAACTGGGCGCCGAGTTCGGCCGTTGGTCCCGCCAGGCGATCAACCAGTTCGTCGATCTCGAAATCGACAGCTTCGTGCGCCTGCGCCGCATTCCGCTTAACGAGACCGAGGTGCGTGCGATTGCCGAGGCGCTGACGAAGGAACTCGCGGGCTTCGGGCCGATCGAGGACCTGCTCGCGGACCCGGCTGTCGAGGACATCCTGATCAACGGCTACAACGACGTGTATGTATCGCGTCACGGGATCCTCGCGAAACTGCCGGTACGCTTCACCGACAACGCGCACCTGCTGCGGATCGTGCGGCGGATTCTCGCGCCGATCGGCCGCCGTCTCGACGAGTCGAACCCGATGGTCGATGCGCGGCTGCCCGATGGCGGCCGCGTGAACGTTGTGATCGAGCCGCTGTCGATCGACGGCCCGGTTGTATCGATCCGGAAATTCCGTAAGGATCCGCTGAAGCCGTCCGACCTGCTCGGCAACGGGACGTTCAACGAAGAGATCAACACGCTGCTCCAGGCGGCGGTCGAGGCACGCTGCAATATTCTCGTGTCGGGCGGCACGAGTTCCGGCAAGACGTCGTTGCTCAACGCGCTCGCGTTCCACATTCCGGAAATCGAACGTGTCGTGACGATCGAGGATACGGCCGAACTGTCGCTGAACCACCCGCACGTCGTGCGGCTCGAAAGCCGGCCGGGCGGCTTCGACGGCACCGGCGTCGTGTCGATTCGCGACCTTCTGCGCAATACACTGCGGATGCGCCCGGACAGGATCATCGTCGGCGAAGTTCGCGGCGGTGAGGTGCTCGAAATGCTGCAGGCCATGAACACGGGCCACGACGGCTCGATGGGCACCGTTCACGCGAGTTCGCCGCGCGAGTGCCTGTACCGTCTCGAGATGCTGGCCGGTTTCGCGGGCTTCCAGGGTACCGAGTCGAGCTTGCGTCGCCAGATCGCGAACGCGATCGACTTCATCGTGCAGATCGGGCGGCTGTCGAACGGGCGGCGCCGGATTCTGTCGGTTACCGAAGTCACCGGCCTGTCCGACAACATCATCGCGACGCAGGAACTCTATCGCTACGAAGCGCGCGTGACGCCGGAGGGCGAGGAAGTCGATCACTGGGAATCGCTCGGCATCCATCCGCATTCGCCGAAGCTCGCGCGTTTCCGCCAGACGTTGACGAACAGCGGTTTCGGCGGCGGCTTTGGGGGCGGCGGTTTCGGCCGCGGCGGGGGCTTCAATGTATAG
- a CDS encoding type II secretion system F family protein, protein MYSAMIWLLAVAMVCVASALMLWRHAETRRVRTDAKRFIDSRLEPGARAAASAVRPAAPAASRAVQSSGAAHSVMSGAFWAHWYAVATEYLTNLVSRAGIEGARGKAIAALSVLVVIAAFAGSHGGALACFAALVCGSAIFGIWLTSRIQRRRLKIVRQIPSFLDGIVRLVTLGNSVPAAFQAALLTTEEPLRACLDHVSRMLRTGVEIDRAMLHIAKIYRAQEFELLGSVLRLSVKYGGRADVMLERMAVFMRDLEQAERELTAMSAETRLSAFVLVMLPIGIGSFVVMTNPKYLEGMWIDPGGRILLIFAFLMQVAGSVWLYRMARLR, encoded by the coding sequence ATGTATAGCGCGATGATCTGGTTGCTCGCGGTCGCGATGGTGTGCGTTGCATCGGCACTGATGCTGTGGCGACATGCGGAAACCCGGCGCGTGCGGACCGATGCGAAGCGCTTCATCGACAGCCGGCTCGAACCCGGTGCACGCGCGGCAGCGTCGGCTGTGAGACCCGCGGCACCTGCTGCGTCGCGTGCTGTGCAGTCGTCCGGTGCCGCGCACAGTGTGATGTCAGGCGCGTTCTGGGCGCACTGGTATGCAGTGGCGACTGAGTATCTGACGAACCTCGTGAGCCGCGCAGGGATCGAGGGCGCGCGTGGCAAAGCGATCGCCGCGTTGTCCGTCCTGGTCGTGATTGCAGCATTCGCAGGCAGCCACGGCGGCGCGCTTGCGTGTTTCGCGGCGCTCGTCTGCGGGAGCGCGATTTTTGGCATCTGGCTCACATCGCGAATCCAGCGGCGGCGGCTGAAAATCGTGCGGCAAATCCCGTCGTTTCTCGACGGGATTGTGCGACTGGTGACGCTTGGCAACAGCGTACCGGCCGCATTTCAGGCCGCGCTGCTGACGACGGAGGAACCGCTGCGGGCGTGCCTCGATCATGTGTCCCGGATGCTGCGTACGGGTGTCGAGATCGATCGCGCGATGCTTCATATCGCGAAGATCTACCGGGCGCAAGAATTCGAATTGCTCGGGTCGGTGCTGCGGTTATCGGTCAAATATGGCGGGCGCGCGGACGTGATGCTCGAACGCATGGCCGTGTTCATGCGTGACCTTGAGCAGGCGGAGCGCGAGCTGACGGCGATGTCGGCGGAGACGCGGCTGTCGGCGTTCGTGCTCGTGATGCTGCCGATCGGGATCGGCAGCTTTGTCGTGATGACCAATCCGAAGTACCTGGAAGGAATGTGGATCGATCCGGGCGGCCGAATTCTCCTCATCTTTGCATTCCTGATGCAGGTTGCGGGTAGCGTGTGGTTGTATCGAATGGCTCGACTCAGGTGA
- a CDS encoding type II secretion system F family protein: MTATQIGSVALALGALGVLLFGMIALLRASAASRAERALADALDQRMAALEVAKGRTVTEDNAAAKPNPRGRQRVERMLARLSAAGMRWLDTGLGKHIVAEEDRRLLEQCGYIDTRTRGLFLSARIACGIGVPLLFAIFASGRMKGGYWMIGMFAAFALGFMLPKLYVQRRAAARRQSVVDELPLFVDMLRLLQGVGLSLDQSLQVVTNDFRGMMPVLSSEVGIAQRQFAAGRTREQSMQRLSGGFDNEDLRAIARLMVQVDKHGGAVQEPLKQFGDRLRETRRAMLRERIGRLTVKMTGVMVLTLLPALLIVTAGPGFLAVMHALSAHH; encoded by the coding sequence ATGACAGCAACTCAGATCGGATCGGTCGCTCTAGCGCTCGGCGCGCTCGGCGTGCTGTTGTTTGGAATGATCGCGTTGCTGCGTGCGAGCGCCGCGTCGCGTGCCGAACGTGCGCTGGCCGATGCGCTCGACCAGCGCATGGCAGCGCTGGAAGTGGCCAAGGGGCGGACCGTGACGGAGGATAATGCTGCCGCGAAACCGAACCCGCGCGGCCGCCAGCGCGTCGAGCGCATGCTCGCACGATTGTCGGCAGCAGGGATGCGCTGGCTCGACACCGGGCTCGGCAAGCACATTGTCGCGGAAGAGGATCGTCGTCTGCTCGAGCAATGCGGCTACATCGACACACGCACGCGCGGGTTGTTCCTGAGCGCGCGGATCGCGTGCGGGATCGGGGTGCCGCTTCTGTTCGCGATATTCGCCAGCGGACGAATGAAGGGCGGATACTGGATGATCGGCATGTTCGCCGCATTCGCGCTCGGTTTCATGCTGCCGAAACTTTACGTGCAGCGCCGTGCCGCCGCGCGTCGCCAGAGCGTCGTCGATGAACTGCCGCTGTTCGTGGACATGTTGCGTTTGTTGCAGGGAGTTGGGTTGTCGCTGGATCAAAGCCTGCAGGTCGTGACCAACGATTTTCGCGGGATGATGCCCGTACTGTCGTCGGAGGTTGGCATCGCGCAGCGTCAGTTCGCGGCGGGCCGCACGCGCGAGCAGTCGATGCAACGATTGTCGGGCGGGTTCGACAACGAGGACTTGCGCGCGATTGCGCGGCTGATGGTGCAGGTCGACAAGCACGGCGGCGCGGTACAGGAGCCGCTCAAGCAGTTTGGTGACCGACTGCGCGAGACGCGCCGTGCCATGCTTCGCGAGCGAATAGGTCGATTGACCGTGAAGATGACGGGTGTGATGGTCCTGACGCTGTTGCCCGCACTGCTGATCGTGACGGCCGGACCCGGGTTTCTGGCAGTGATGCATGCGCTGTCGGCGCATCATTGA